In Rouxiella sp. WC2420, the following proteins share a genomic window:
- the lysA gene encoding diaminopimelate decarboxylase: MPFDLLNKENALNADNLLAVVKEFGCPVWAYDAQVIEQRINQLRQFDVIRFAQKASSNIHILRLMREQGVKVDSVSLGEIERALAAGFKPGYQSGEHSEIVFTADLLDQATLDRVTELSIPVNAGSIDMLEQIGQQKPGHPIWLRVNPGFGHGHSQKTNTGGENSKHGIWFGDLPQALEKIRTYQLKLVGIHMHIGSGVDYQHLEQVCDTMVRQVIELGHDIEAISAGGGLSIPYQFGGESIDTGHYYGLWNRAREQIAAHLGHPVSLEIEPGRFLVAESGVLVAQIRAAKAMGSRHYVLVDAGFNDLMRPSMYGSYHHISVLPVDGRDLSQQPLRESVIAGPLCESGDVFTQQAGGGVETRHLPEANIGDYLVFHDTGAYGASMSSNYNSRPLIPEVLFENGVPRLIRRRQTIEELLALELI, encoded by the coding sequence ATGCCTTTTGATCTGCTGAATAAAGAAAACGCCCTCAACGCTGATAATTTGCTGGCAGTGGTTAAAGAATTTGGCTGCCCGGTTTGGGCCTATGATGCACAGGTTATTGAGCAACGTATCAATCAGTTGCGCCAGTTTGACGTGATCCGTTTTGCCCAGAAAGCCAGCTCCAATATTCATATACTGCGCCTGATGCGCGAGCAGGGTGTAAAAGTGGACTCAGTTTCCTTAGGCGAAATCGAGCGCGCGCTGGCAGCCGGTTTTAAGCCGGGCTATCAGTCGGGAGAGCACAGTGAAATAGTGTTTACCGCCGATCTGCTGGATCAGGCGACGCTGGATCGTGTCACGGAATTATCAATCCCGGTCAATGCGGGTTCCATTGATATGCTGGAGCAGATTGGTCAGCAGAAACCTGGACATCCGATTTGGTTGCGCGTTAACCCCGGTTTTGGTCACGGCCACAGTCAAAAAACCAATACTGGCGGTGAAAACAGCAAGCACGGTATCTGGTTTGGCGATCTGCCGCAGGCGCTGGAAAAAATTCGTACTTATCAACTCAAGCTGGTGGGCATTCATATGCACATCGGGTCTGGCGTTGACTACCAGCATCTCGAGCAGGTGTGCGATACCATGGTGCGGCAGGTTATTGAATTGGGCCATGATATTGAAGCGATTTCTGCCGGTGGCGGCCTGTCAATCCCTTACCAGTTTGGCGGTGAGTCAATCGACACCGGCCATTATTATGGTTTGTGGAACCGTGCTCGTGAGCAGATTGCCGCACATCTTGGGCATCCGGTCAGCCTTGAGATTGAACCGGGTCGTTTCCTGGTAGCAGAATCTGGCGTGCTGGTGGCGCAAATTCGCGCTGCCAAAGCGATGGGCAGCCGTCATTACGTGCTGGTCGATGCCGGTTTCAATGATTTGATGCGTCCGTCGATGTACGGTAGCTATCACCATATTTCCGTGCTGCCTGTTGATGGGCGTGACCTTAGCCAGCAGCCGCTGCGCGAATCGGTGATTGCCGGGCCGCTATGTGAATCCGGTGATGTGTTTACCCAGCAGGCTGGAGGCGGCGTTGAGACTCGCCATCTGCCTGAGGCAAACATCGGCGATTATCTGGTTTTCCACGACACCGGCGCTTATGGCGCTTCAATGTCATCAAACTACAACAGCCGTCCGCTGATCCCGGAAGTGCTGTTTGAGAATGGCGTTCCGCGTCTTATCCGCCGCCGTCAGACCATTGAAGAGCTGCTGGCGTTAGAACTCATCTAA
- a CDS encoding molybdopterin-dependent oxidoreductase, which produces MSIKRYPQLAHWGAYTAVVEDGRLVRCEPYSADADPSPMLASIPELVYSDKRIRKPAVRRSWLQKRENSDRTLRGKEDFVEVDWDLALDLVAEENRRVRDSYGASGIFSGSYGWSSAGRLHHARSLVRRFYFAGGGAVDQQGNYSWGSAQFFLPYVIGTYTPLTGRVTTWPSVVEHCDILLAFGGLALKNAQVASGGAVEHTLKPALEQLAKKGTPVINISPMRDDCPEFVNAEWIPIRPNTDVALMLALGYEIQRKEAQDTAFLASHCVGYPQLADYLNGVKDGVAKTPAWASAITGVPAARIAKLADQLIGVRSFITCAYAVQRAHRGEQPYWMMIALSAMLGQVGLPGGGFSFGHGSMNGVGNPRFDTPGPALSTGPNPSGLSIPVARISDMLLNPGESYEFQGETQTYPDIHLVHWAGGNPFHHHQQLNRLVEGWQKPDTVIVQDNVWTPAARMADIVLPVTTSLERNDIGGSSRDRFVLAMHQAVPVQHQARNDFDIFAELADRLGYREAYTQGRDEDAWLRLIYKQCGQAQDGTNIEWPDFETFWERGYIELPKPEKDYVFFDSFRKSPRANPLGTQSGKIELYSQKIADYHYDDFAPHPEWQPPIEWLGSQTAKKWPLHLISIQPKDRLHSQLDQTSLAQNNKIGGKETLFMHPEDAAQRQLKNGDVVKVSNERGSCLAGISFNDGITRSVVLMATGSWFNPGFGKKWQETEQSGNPNVLTLDIGTSRLTQGPNAMSCLVEVSAV; this is translated from the coding sequence ATGTCAATTAAACGCTATCCGCAGCTTGCTCACTGGGGTGCCTATACGGCCGTGGTTGAAGACGGCCGCTTAGTCAGGTGTGAACCTTACTCTGCGGATGCCGACCCTTCGCCGATGCTGGCCTCTATTCCAGAACTGGTTTATTCCGACAAGCGTATTCGCAAACCTGCAGTCCGTCGTTCCTGGCTGCAAAAACGCGAAAACAGCGACCGAACCCTGCGCGGCAAAGAGGATTTTGTTGAAGTTGATTGGGATCTGGCGCTGGATTTGGTGGCTGAAGAAAATCGCCGCGTGCGCGACAGCTACGGTGCCTCCGGGATTTTCAGCGGCTCTTACGGCTGGTCATCAGCCGGACGCCTTCATCATGCCCGCTCTTTGGTGCGACGTTTTTATTTCGCCGGTGGCGGCGCTGTCGATCAGCAGGGTAACTACAGCTGGGGTTCGGCGCAGTTTTTCCTGCCTTATGTGATTGGCACCTACACGCCGCTTACTGGCAGGGTTACGACCTGGCCGAGCGTGGTTGAGCATTGCGATATTTTGCTGGCGTTCGGTGGGCTGGCGTTGAAAAATGCCCAGGTCGCCTCCGGCGGCGCGGTGGAACACACCCTGAAACCTGCGCTGGAGCAGTTGGCAAAAAAAGGCACACCGGTAATTAATATCAGCCCGATGCGCGATGACTGCCCTGAATTTGTCAATGCCGAATGGATACCTATCCGCCCGAATACCGATGTCGCATTGATGCTGGCGTTAGGCTATGAGATCCAAAGAAAAGAGGCGCAGGATACTGCGTTTCTCGCCAGTCACTGCGTGGGTTATCCGCAATTGGCCGACTATCTCAACGGTGTTAAAGACGGTGTAGCGAAAACACCTGCGTGGGCCAGCGCTATCACTGGAGTGCCTGCCGCGCGTATCGCGAAACTGGCAGACCAGCTGATTGGCGTGCGCAGTTTTATCACTTGTGCCTACGCGGTTCAGCGAGCCCATCGCGGGGAACAGCCTTACTGGATGATGATTGCGCTGTCGGCAATGTTAGGGCAAGTCGGCCTGCCGGGCGGCGGTTTTTCATTTGGTCATGGTTCGATGAACGGCGTCGGCAACCCGCGTTTCGATACGCCGGGGCCTGCGCTCAGCACGGGTCCAAACCCGTCGGGTCTGTCGATCCCGGTGGCGCGAATCAGCGATATGCTGCTTAACCCCGGAGAATCCTACGAGTTTCAGGGGGAAACCCAGACTTATCCAGACATTCATCTGGTGCATTGGGCCGGCGGCAATCCGTTCCATCACCATCAGCAGCTCAATCGGCTGGTCGAAGGCTGGCAAAAGCCCGACACGGTCATCGTGCAGGACAATGTCTGGACTCCCGCGGCCCGCATGGCCGACATTGTGCTGCCAGTGACGACATCGCTCGAGCGCAATGATATTGGTGGCTCATCGCGCGACAGATTCGTGCTGGCGATGCATCAGGCTGTTCCTGTGCAGCATCAGGCGCGAAATGATTTCGATATTTTTGCCGAACTGGCTGACAGGCTGGGATATCGCGAAGCTTACACCCAGGGGCGCGACGAAGACGCCTGGCTGCGCCTCATCTATAAGCAATGCGGGCAGGCGCAGGACGGAACCAACATTGAGTGGCCCGATTTTGAGACTTTTTGGGAGCGCGGCTACATCGAGTTGCCCAAACCGGAGAAAGATTATGTGTTCTTTGACTCGTTCCGTAAAAGTCCGCGCGCTAACCCTCTAGGCACGCAAAGCGGCAAGATTGAGCTGTACAGTCAGAAAATTGCTGACTATCACTATGATGATTTCGCCCCTCATCCAGAATGGCAGCCGCCGATCGAGTGGCTGGGATCGCAAACGGCGAAAAAGTGGCCGCTGCACTTGATATCTATTCAGCCGAAGGACCGTTTGCACAGTCAGCTTGACCAAACATCGTTGGCGCAAAACAATAAAATCGGCGGTAAGGAAACGCTGTTTATGCATCCTGAAGACGCCGCCCAGCGCCAGCTTAAAAACGGTGATGTGGTGAAAGTCAGTAATGAGCGGGGTAGCTGTCTGGCTGGAATTTCCTTTAATGACGGTATTACCCGCAGTGTCGTACTGATGGCTACCGGGTCATGGTTCAATCCGGGATTCGGCAAAAAATGGCAGGAAACCGAGCAGTCAGGTAATCCGAATGTTCTGACGCTTGATATCGGCACATCGCGCC
- a CDS encoding PTS sugar transporter subunit IIB — protein sequence MKRIVLACSAGMSTSLVVTKMEKEAAARGLEYKIYAIPEQNLRDELEAYAQDVTAVLLGPQVRFKLAENKKLTDHYHIPIAVIDSVAYGTLNGAKVLDQALGLVD from the coding sequence ATGAAACGTATCGTATTAGCCTGCTCGGCGGGCATGTCGACCTCATTGGTAGTTACCAAAATGGAGAAAGAGGCCGCGGCGCGAGGGCTAGAATATAAAATCTATGCCATTCCCGAGCAAAATCTGCGTGATGAGCTGGAAGCTTACGCGCAGGATGTCACCGCCGTGCTGCTAGGCCCGCAGGTTCGTTTCAAACTGGCTGAAAATAAAAAACTTACCGATCACTATCACATTCCCATCGCGGTGATTGATTCTGTAGCTTATGGCACCTTAAATGGTGCAAAGGTACTCGATCAGGCGCTGGGTTTGGTAGACTAG
- a CDS encoding PTS sugar transporter subunit IIC encodes MSYKDRFIDSLGGFANTFNSLRYIMAIKASFITLMPVIIVGAFSVLISNMVMDPKNGLAHFEMFSFLATLKPIMTSINYATLSFLTIGAVFLIGIELGKINGSRSLFPGLLAVICFISVTPTTLDMMVNGHMQEVKDVMAKQFSDTKSLFLGMFIAILAVEVYSKLESFDRLRIKMPESVPPNVSASFSALIPAIITVIVVATFGFVFHRLTGIYLYDAVYQVIQRPLESVMQSLPGILLLMFVSQLFWVIGIHGNQMIKPIREPLLLGAIMVNMTAFEQGKEIPNIITMPFWDVYMSIGGSGCTIGLLLAVLMATRRKEMKEIAKLSLGPGFFNINEPVIFGMPIMLNPILAIPFVITPLITGTIGYFATSLGFAGRAVVMVPWTTPPVINAWLSTAGSMGAVVTQLVCIVVATGVYLPFVKVASRRAEQAQKEALQNQSAGVQRPA; translated from the coding sequence ATGTCTTATAAAGACCGTTTTATTGATTCTCTGGGGGGCTTTGCCAACACCTTTAATAGCCTGCGATATATTATGGCGATTAAGGCCTCTTTTATCACACTGATGCCGGTGATTATTGTCGGTGCATTTTCAGTGCTTATTTCGAATATGGTGATGGACCCGAAAAACGGTCTGGCGCATTTCGAGATGTTCTCGTTTCTCGCCACACTGAAACCGATCATGACCAGTATTAATTACGCCACGCTGAGTTTTCTGACTATCGGTGCCGTATTTCTGATTGGTATTGAACTCGGAAAAATAAACGGCTCACGCTCATTATTTCCAGGATTGCTGGCGGTCATCTGCTTTATTTCTGTCACGCCAACCACGCTGGATATGATGGTTAACGGACATATGCAGGAGGTGAAAGACGTTATGGCAAAACAGTTCTCTGATACTAAAAGTCTGTTCCTGGGAATGTTTATTGCCATCCTCGCCGTCGAAGTCTATTCCAAGCTTGAGTCTTTTGACCGGCTGCGCATCAAAATGCCAGAAAGCGTACCGCCTAACGTTTCTGCCTCATTCTCTGCGCTGATTCCGGCCATTATTACCGTGATAGTAGTGGCGACTTTTGGGTTTGTCTTCCATCGTCTGACGGGTATTTATCTTTACGACGCCGTGTATCAGGTAATTCAACGCCCGCTTGAATCAGTAATGCAAAGCCTGCCGGGTATTTTGCTGCTGATGTTTGTATCGCAACTGTTCTGGGTGATCGGTATTCACGGCAATCAGATGATTAAACCGATCCGCGAACCGCTGCTGCTTGGCGCAATCATGGTCAACATGACCGCTTTTGAACAAGGTAAAGAAATTCCCAACATCATTACCATGCCTTTTTGGGACGTTTATATGAGTATTGGCGGCTCCGGCTGCACCATTGGCTTATTGTTGGCCGTGCTGATGGCGACTCGCCGCAAAGAGATGAAAGAAATTGCCAAGCTTTCACTTGGTCCGGGCTTCTTCAATATCAATGAACCCGTAATTTTCGGCATGCCGATCATGCTTAATCCGATTCTCGCCATTCCGTTCGTTATCACACCACTTATTACCGGCACTATTGGCTATTTCGCGACCAGCCTCGGTTTTGCAGGACGCGCGGTGGTGATGGTGCCGTGGACTACGCCGCCCGTAATCAACGCCTGGCTGTCAACCGCGGGTTCAATGGGAGCCGTGGTCACTCAGTTGGTGTGCATTGTGGTAGCGACCGGGGTTTATCTGCCGTTCGTCAAAGTCGCTTCTCGTCGCGCGGAACAGGCACAGAAAGAAGCTCTTCAAAATCAATCTGCTGGCGTACAGCGCCCGGCCTGA
- a CDS encoding FCD domain-containing protein has protein sequence MDKAVVSQERKQYQEIGHDLREKIKQGHFAIGSRMPPERNMAETYGVSRTIVREALLMLELEGIVDIRQGSGVYVVRIPLEEEGRDDSLYQGQIGPFELLQARQLIESNIAAFAAKMATKADIENLRRTLEQEQSAIVANDESGDNDKLFHLLIAGATQNQMLLDSVKNIWAHRESSPLWKQLHSHIATRGYRLKWLADHQNILAALRRRDVMGSYQAMWQHMENVKNTLMELSDVDAPEFDGYLFESVPIFQGKMV, from the coding sequence GTGGACAAGGCCGTGGTTTCGCAGGAAAGAAAACAGTATCAGGAAATAGGTCACGATCTGCGTGAAAAAATCAAACAGGGACATTTTGCTATTGGCTCGCGCATGCCCCCCGAGCGCAATATGGCTGAAACTTATGGCGTGAGCCGTACTATTGTCCGCGAAGCACTGCTGATGCTTGAGCTGGAAGGGATTGTAGATATCCGTCAGGGATCAGGCGTTTACGTTGTACGCATTCCTCTGGAAGAAGAAGGGCGGGATGATTCTTTGTATCAGGGGCAGATTGGGCCTTTTGAACTCCTGCAGGCGCGACAGCTGATTGAGAGCAACATCGCTGCTTTTGCTGCCAAAATGGCCACTAAAGCGGACATTGAAAACCTGCGCCGCACGCTGGAGCAGGAACAGAGTGCCATTGTTGCCAATGATGAAAGCGGCGATAACGACAAGCTGTTCCACCTGCTGATTGCCGGGGCCACGCAAAATCAGATGCTGCTGGATTCAGTTAAAAACATCTGGGCCCATCGAGAATCTAGCCCGTTATGGAAACAGCTGCACAGCCATATTGCTACCCGTGGTTATCGCCTGAAGTGGTTGGCCGATCATCAAAACATTCTTGCCGCACTGCGCCGACGCGACGTGATGGGCTCCTACCAGGCGATGTGGCAGCACATGGAAAACGTCAAAAATACTCTGATGGAGCTTTCTGACGTTGATGCTCCTGAGTTTGACGGCTACCTGTTTGAGTCGGTGCCGATCTTCCAGGGTAAAATGGTATAA
- a CDS encoding LysR family transcriptional regulator produces MPALSLRHIEIFHAVMTTGNLTEAAALLQTSQPTVSRELARCEKLLNLQLFERRRGRLFPTAQGLRLFEEVQRSYYGLDRIINAAAGIRQFEQAQLSIVCLPVFSQSLLPAVCQIFLQQHPQASFNIVPQESPLLEEWLSAQRHDLGITENSHTPAGTERQTLLTLNEVCVLPVGHPLAEKAIITPQDFSDLNYISLSATDNYRQLLDALFSEHNISRRMVMETHSAASVCSMVAQGIGVSIVNPLTALEYAQEGSKGAGRIVVRRFSENVPFTVSLIRPLHRPASALVDAFINHCHQQAEHFPVRLAEALGE; encoded by the coding sequence ATGCCTGCCCTGTCACTGCGCCATATCGAAATATTTCACGCTGTAATGACTACCGGCAACCTGACGGAGGCCGCAGCGTTATTGCAAACGTCTCAGCCAACGGTCAGTCGCGAACTGGCGCGCTGTGAAAAGCTGCTGAATCTACAGCTTTTTGAACGGCGGCGTGGGCGGTTATTCCCCACTGCGCAAGGGCTGCGGCTGTTCGAAGAAGTGCAGCGTTCCTACTATGGCCTTGATAGAATTATCAATGCTGCCGCGGGTATCCGCCAGTTCGAACAGGCGCAGCTGTCGATAGTTTGCCTGCCGGTGTTTAGCCAGTCGCTGCTGCCCGCTGTCTGCCAGATTTTTTTGCAGCAGCATCCACAAGCCAGCTTTAATATCGTGCCGCAGGAGTCGCCGCTGCTGGAGGAGTGGTTATCGGCGCAGCGTCATGATTTAGGGATCACTGAAAACTCGCACACTCCGGCGGGCACCGAACGGCAAACGTTGTTGACGCTCAATGAAGTCTGCGTTTTACCGGTGGGTCACCCTTTGGCAGAGAAAGCGATTATCACGCCGCAGGACTTTAGCGATTTGAACTATATCAGCCTGTCGGCTACTGATAATTATCGTCAGTTGTTGGATGCGCTGTTTAGTGAACACAACATTTCGCGCCGCATGGTGATGGAAACTCACAGCGCTGCCTCGGTGTGTAGCATGGTCGCGCAGGGGATTGGTGTATCGATCGTTAATCCGCTTACCGCGCTGGAATACGCGCAAGAAGGTTCGAAAGGCGCCGGGCGAATCGTTGTCAGGCGGTTCAGCGAAAATGTGCCTTTTACCGTAAGCCTGATCCGACCGCTGCATCGCCCGGCCTCGGCGCTGGTTGACGCCTTTATTAACCACTG
- a CDS encoding PTS lactose/cellobiose transporter subunit IIA, with the protein MTFDLEQTSLEQTIMELLINSGEARSCAMMAIQSARQQNWQEAQRQLEASQTAAREAHKIQTLLIGLDEGSGKIPMTLIMVHAQDHLMTAMLCRDLAEEIVLLRQEMFAKNISV; encoded by the coding sequence ATGACTTTTGACCTTGAACAGACCAGTCTTGAACAAACGATCATGGAACTGCTGATCAATTCAGGAGAAGCTCGATCCTGTGCCATGATGGCGATTCAAAGCGCTCGCCAGCAAAATTGGCAGGAAGCACAGCGGCAATTAGAGGCGTCACAAACTGCGGCCCGCGAGGCTCACAAGATTCAAACGCTGTTGATTGGGCTTGACGAAGGGAGTGGGAAAATCCCGATGACGCTGATTATGGTGCACGCACAGGATCACTTAATGACCGCAATGCTGTGTCGCGATCTGGCAGAGGAAATTGTGCTACTGCGGCAAGAGATGTTCGCCAAAAATATCTCGGTGTAA
- the galR gene encoding HTH-type transcriptional regulator GalR gives MATIKDVARLAGVSVATVSRVINHSPKASESSRDAVMSAMQHLQYHPNANARALAQQATETLGLIVSDVSDPFFGAMVKAVEQVAYTTGNFLLIGNGYHNIDKERQAIEQLIRHRCAALVVHAKMLPEDELGSLMQQIPGMVLINRTLPGFEHRCVALDDRYGSWLATRHLIQAGHQRIAILCSTHDISDARDRLQGYLDALNEHGIPVDERLIVSAEPDEIGGEQAITELLGHGKNFTAVTCYNDPMAAGALSVLSDNGIDVPGEISLIGFDDVLISRYLRPRLTTIRYPVIAMANQAAQLALALAKGQPLPETTNMFSPTLVRRHSVSVPNQ, from the coding sequence ATGGCTACGATTAAGGATGTCGCAAGACTGGCGGGCGTTTCTGTCGCAACAGTTTCACGCGTGATAAATCACTCCCCCAAAGCCAGCGAAAGCTCGCGCGATGCTGTAATGAGCGCGATGCAACACTTGCAGTATCATCCCAATGCCAATGCTCGAGCACTTGCCCAGCAGGCGACCGAAACGCTGGGCCTGATCGTCTCTGACGTCTCCGATCCTTTTTTCGGTGCCATGGTAAAAGCGGTTGAACAGGTTGCCTATACCACCGGCAATTTTTTGCTGATTGGTAACGGTTACCACAACATTGATAAAGAGCGGCAGGCCATTGAGCAGCTGATCCGCCATCGCTGCGCTGCGCTGGTGGTCCACGCAAAAATGCTGCCTGAGGATGAGCTTGGCAGTCTGATGCAACAGATCCCGGGCATGGTGCTTATCAACCGAACTCTGCCGGGTTTTGAGCACCGCTGCGTGGCGCTTGACGACCGTTACGGCTCCTGGCTCGCCACTCGACACCTTATTCAGGCCGGGCATCAGCGCATCGCTATCCTGTGTTCGACCCACGATATTTCCGACGCCCGCGACCGGCTGCAAGGTTATCTTGATGCATTGAATGAGCACGGAATTCCGGTCGATGAAAGGCTGATTGTTTCTGCAGAACCCGATGAAATCGGCGGCGAGCAGGCGATTACCGAACTGCTTGGCCACGGTAAAAACTTTACCGCGGTAACTTGCTATAACGATCCGATGGCCGCTGGCGCGCTGTCAGTGCTGAGCGATAACGGCATCGATGTGCCGGGAGAAATTTCGTTGATTGGCTTCGATGATGTGCTGATCTCACGCTATCTGCGCCCAAGGCTGACCACCATTCGTTATCCGGTCATCGCTATGGCCAATCAGGCCGCGCAGCTGGCACTTGCTCTCGCCAAAGGCCAACCGCTGCCGGAAACGACCAATATGTTCAGCCCTACGCTGGTACGTCGTCACTCGGTCAGCGTACCCAACCAGTAG
- a CDS encoding glycoside hydrolase family 1 protein: MSKVSINIPEDFILGAAASAWQTEGWDGKKQGQDSYLDLWYKNDRHVWHNGFGPAKATDFINRYKEDVALMKASGLTHYRTSINWARFFTDYENGIVDEEYASYLDSLLDEMRSAGIEPMLCLEHYELPAYLIEKYDGWSSKKVVELFVLYAEKVFARFAHKVNRWFTFNEPIVVQTRVYLDAIRWPYEQNTTKWMQWNHHKVLATAKVVALFREQGYSHHGSIGVILNPEVTYARSSAAHDRQAAHLYDLFYNRVFLDPLIKGAYPQELLDLLAKHRIDFVYSQQELDIIRENTVDEVGINLYYPHRVKAPSREWNKETPFHPAYYYEHFELPGRRMNKSRGWEIYPKIVYDMAMRMKTEYGNKPWFISENGMGIEDEGRFREASSGEIQDDYRIEFIAEHIYWALKAREEGANCLGYMLWAFTDNISPMNAFKNRYGLIEIDLDNQRQRRRKKSSHWFKALVDQRKLSLTLDDEEK; encoded by the coding sequence ATGAGTAAGGTTTCGATAAATATTCCAGAAGATTTTATCCTGGGAGCCGCCGCGTCAGCGTGGCAAACAGAAGGATGGGACGGCAAAAAACAGGGGCAGGATTCGTATCTAGACCTGTGGTACAAAAACGATCGTCACGTGTGGCACAATGGCTTCGGACCGGCCAAAGCTACGGATTTTATCAATCGTTACAAAGAAGACGTGGCGCTGATGAAAGCCAGCGGCCTGACCCATTACCGCACCTCCATCAACTGGGCGCGATTTTTTACCGATTATGAAAACGGCATCGTTGATGAAGAGTACGCCAGCTACCTCGACAGCTTGCTGGACGAAATGCGCAGCGCTGGCATAGAGCCGATGCTGTGCCTCGAACACTATGAACTTCCCGCTTATCTAATTGAAAAATATGATGGTTGGAGTTCAAAAAAGGTCGTTGAACTGTTTGTGCTTTATGCCGAGAAAGTCTTTGCGCGTTTTGCTCACAAAGTGAATCGCTGGTTTACTTTCAACGAGCCGATTGTAGTGCAGACGCGAGTTTATCTCGACGCTATTCGCTGGCCTTATGAGCAAAATACCACTAAATGGATGCAGTGGAATCATCACAAGGTATTGGCAACCGCTAAAGTCGTAGCGCTTTTCCGCGAGCAGGGATATTCCCATCACGGCAGTATTGGCGTCATTCTCAATCCTGAAGTAACTTACGCCCGTTCCTCTGCCGCTCATGACAGGCAGGCTGCGCATCTTTATGACCTATTTTATAACCGGGTCTTTCTCGACCCATTAATCAAGGGCGCTTATCCACAGGAGTTACTCGATCTGCTGGCTAAACACCGGATTGACTTTGTTTATTCGCAGCAAGAGCTGGATATTATTCGCGAAAATACTGTCGATGAGGTGGGAATTAATCTTTATTACCCGCATCGGGTAAAAGCGCCAAGTCGGGAATGGAATAAAGAAACGCCTTTCCATCCTGCTTATTATTACGAGCATTTTGAGCTGCCAGGCCGCCGTATGAACAAGTCGCGCGGATGGGAGATTTATCCAAAAATTGTTTATGACATGGCAATGCGGATGAAAACTGAATACGGCAACAAGCCATGGTTTATTTCGGAAAATGGCATGGGTATTGAGGATGAAGGCCGTTTCCGGGAGGCATCGAGTGGGGAAATACAGGACGATTACCGTATCGAGTTTATTGCCGAACATATTTATTGGGCTTTAAAGGCGCGGGAAGAAGGCGCGAATTGCCTTGGTTACATGCTGTGGGCCTTCACCGACAACATTTCCCCGATGAATGCTTTCAAGAATCGTTATGGGCTGATCGAAATAGATTTGGATAATCAACGCCAGCGCCGCCGCAAGAAATCTTCGCACTGGTTTAAAGCGCTGGTCGACCAACGCAAGCTTTCATTAACCCTGGATGATGAAGAAAAATAA